TGTCCCAGAGCGTGTCGCCTTCCCTGACGGCGTAGGTGTCGACCTGGACCGGCTCGACGTAGCCTTGCCCGGCGCCGTCGCCCTCGGAGATCACGATCGAGGAGCCGTCCTTCGCCGCCTGCGAGAGGAGCGAGCTCGAGGAGTCGCTCGCGTGGACGTGCAGGCCGGGCTTGAGATCCTTCTCGAGGTCGTCCCCGCCGCCCTCCCCCGAGCTCCCTTGCGCGGCGGCCGTGCTGCCGAAAGGCAGAAGGAACGCGAGCGCCGCGGCGAAGCCTGCCCTCTTCATGGTTTCCATCTTCATCACCTCTTGGCCGAGGTCGGCGTCACGCCGAACGCTTGCCCCCTCGCCTCCCGGATCGCGGCCACGCGTTGGCTCGCCTTGCGGGCCTCGTCCGAGCCGGGGTAGCCGTCGACGACCTTGAAATAGTAGTCGCTCGCTTTTTCGAGATCATTGAGCTTGTCGTAAACGAAGCCTATCCGCAAGAGCGCGGCCGGCGCCTTCTCGGAGCGCGGGTAGCGGCTCATCAACCGCTCGTACTCGCCCACCGCCTGGAGCATCTTGCCCTGGGCGAGCAGGCACTCGCCGCGCCAGTACAAGGCGTTGTCCGCGTAGTCGTGAGACGGCTGCGTCGCGACGAACTTCGAGAACCCCGCGAGCGCTGCGTCGTATTGCATGTTCGTGTACGACCGGTACGCCTCGTGGAACTGATCCATCGTGCCTTCCGCGACGGCGGCGGCCGTCCCGCCTGCCGCGACCACGCCGAGGTTGTCTCCGCCGTAGACGGGCGGCGCGCCGGCGCCGGCACGGGGCGGCAGGGCGGCTTGCGCGGACGGATCGCCCCCGCGCCCTTCGAAGAGCGTCAGCACGGGCCGCTTGTCGTCCCGGGCGCGCGGCTCGTTCGGCCACGGCTCCGAGCGCGGCGGGAGGCCGGCGTCCTCGTCCTCGGGGCGCAGGCGGACGACCTTGAGGGCGCGCTCCTGCCGCCTCCCGTCGCACGCCGCGACCTTCTTCTCGAGCACCAGCCGCTCGTCGTCGAGCGCCGCGCCCTTCGCGATCGCGTTCGCCTTCTCGGCCCGGAGGCGCATGACGTCGCGCTCGAGCCCCGCGATCTGCATCTTCAGCGCGTCGCGGCTCTCGGCGCACCCGCCGAGGGCGAGCGCCGCGGCGATCACGGCGGCGAGGGGACCTCCGAAAGAAACCCCGAGATTTCGGCATTCGGTCTTCATCGTTGTCACGTCTCCACCTCTCGCGGTGCGGCCCGCTCTGCGGTCCTCTCTGGGTCGATTGTAGGTGTATATGCTACACGGGGTCAAAAAAACGACGCGACGTCCGCCGCGGCGGTCGCATCGAACCATGGTATCGTGTCAGCAGAGGGAGGGAGAGCCGTATGGGAACGCAGACCGTGGATTTCGAGCAACTCAGCACGTCCGAGAAGATCCTCCGCCTTCAGGAACAGTGGGATCGCATCGCCGAGAACCCGGACGAGGTCGAGGTGACCGAGGCGCAGAAGACGGAGCTGGACGCCCGCCTCGCCGCTGCGGAGCAGAAACCGGACAGCGCCGTGCCTTGGACGACCGTCCAGGCCGAGCTTCGAGCGAAGTGCTGACATCCATCGCAACGTCCGGCGCGTGCTCACGCGGCGCTTTCCCTACGGCCTGTTCTACGTGATCGAAGCGGAGCGCATCGTCGTGCTCGCGGTCTTCCATGGGCGGCGGGATCCGAGGACGGTGCGCAAGCGCCACTGAGCCGTTGCGCCGCTTTTCATCCCCGCAACGCCTCGACCGAATGGCGCGGCGCAGTTAAGATGCCCGAGCATGGGCCCAGTTCGCGAAAACGTCCCGGAGCGTCCGACCTACTCGGTTTCGGCGCTCAACCGCGAGGCGCGCGCGCTCCTCGAGACCGCGTACCGCGACATCCGGGTCGAGGGCGAGATCGTCGACGTCACCGAGGCGCGCTCCGGCCACCTGTACTTCAGGCTCGCGGATCCGGGCGGCACGGCGCAGATCGACGCGGTGATGTGGCGGGGCCAGGCGATGCGCTACAGGAACCGCGTCGCCAAGGGGCGCGCGATCCTCTGCCGCGGCCGCGTGACGGTCTACGAGGCGAACGGC
This Pseudomonadota bacterium DNA region includes the following protein-coding sequences:
- the ybgF gene encoding tol-pal system protein YbgF translates to MKTECRNLGVSFGGPLAAVIAAALALGGCAESRDALKMQIAGLERDVMRLRAEKANAIAKGAALDDERLVLEKKVAACDGRRQERALKVVRLRPEDEDAGLPPRSEPWPNEPRARDDKRPVLTLFEGRGGDPSAQAALPPRAGAGAPPVYGGDNLGVVAAGGTAAAVAEGTMDQFHEAYRSYTNMQYDAALAGFSKFVATQPSHDYADNALYWRGECLLAQGKMLQAVGEYERLMSRYPRSEKAPAALLRIGFVYDKLNDLEKASDYYFKVVDGYPGSDEARKASQRVAAIREARGQAFGVTPTSAKR
- a CDS encoding addiction module protein; protein product: MGTQTVDFEQLSTSEKILRLQEQWDRIAENPDEVEVTEAQKTELDARLAAAEQKPDSAVPWTTVQAELRAKC